The DNA segment CCCGCGCGCACGCGTGAAGCCGAGACGGCTGAGCACGCGATAGATCTCGTCGAGCACGAGCGTGACCGGATGCCGCGCGCCCTGCCAGCGGGTCCGCGCGGGCAGGGTCAGGTCGACGTCGGGCGCAGCCTGCGAGGTGCTGTCACCGGCAAGCTGCGTGGCGCGCTGCTCGAGCAGCTCGCTCACGACGTTCTTCACCCGGTTCGCCTCCGCCCCGGCCAGCGGCCGCTCCGCCGGCGACAGCTCGCCCAGCCGCCGCATGATCGCGGTCAGCCGACCTTCCTTGCGACCGAGGAAGCGGACACGCAGCGCCTCGAGCGCGTCGGCGTCGCGCGCCTCCCCGACGGCGGCACGCGCCTCCGCTTCCAGGCGGACCAGCTCATCCGTTATGGTTGCACTCATATCACCTGCACGGCGTATGGCCGCTCGTCGTACGGAATCGTTCCCCCTGCGAACCACGCAATTTCTGCCAGCAGGCGGCTCTGCGAAAGAGCGGACGCGAAAGACGGGCGACCGCAGAGCAATGCTGCTCCACTGCCGCCCGTCTCTGTCGCCCGCCTGCGCCAGTCGCCTGGTCGGCGCGCGCGCTGCAGGCGATGCATCGCCTGCAGCCGCGTCAGCTCAGGTTCGTCTTGGCCTGCCGGACGAGCTCGCCGAACGCGGTCGCATCGTGCACCGCCAGGTCCGCGAGCACCTTGCGATTGACCTCGATGCCGGCCCGCTTCAGACCGTTCATGAACCGCGAATAGTTGAGCTGATCGTCGTGCTGGCGGACCGCCGCGTTGATGCGGGTAATCCACAGGCGACGGAACTCGCGCTTGCGCTGCTTGCGGTCCCGGTAGGAGTACGCCCAGCCGCGCTCGACGGCGTTCTTCGCGATGCGCCAGAGCTTGGAACGGCCGCCGAAAT comes from the Longimicrobiales bacterium genome and includes:
- the rplT gene encoding 50S ribosomal protein L20, whose product is MARVTNAVPRHRKKKRYFRAARGYFGGRSKLWRIAKNAVERGWAYSYRDRKQRKREFRRLWITRINAAVRQHDDQLNYSRFMNGLKRAGIEVNRKVLADLAVHDATAFGELVRQAKTNLS